A genomic segment from Conger conger chromosome 2, fConCon1.1, whole genome shotgun sequence encodes:
- the naglu gene encoding alpha-N-acetylglucosaminidase: protein MTYTLQHYSLSLTLLLLIAVTLSVDAEFQSLDNLKPQTSDKIQTRAVADLLKRLLGNRAREFKVLVNRTLANGNLDVCELRSTRNNRIAATGSTGVALATGIYNYLKYFCNCHVSWSGSQLNIPRPLPPVTGVLKISTQHRFRYYQNVCTQSYSTVWWDWSRWEQEIDWMALNGINLPLAFNGQEALWQEVYLSLGLNQTDIDQFFTGPAFLAWNRMGNLFQWGGPLPQSWHTKQLYLQFKILDRMRALGMMPVLPAFSGNVPQAITRLFPKANVTKLNPWSHFNCSYSCAYVLDPRDPLFQHIGALFLSQLVKQFGTDHIYNTDTFNEMTPASPDPAYLSAVSRSVFAAMTSVDPQAIWLMQGWLFVHDVDFWKPAQIQALLHGVPIGRMIVLDLFAESTPAFSSTQSFYGQPFIWCMLHNFGGNSGLFGTVESINLGPFEALRYPNSTLVGLGMAPEGIEQNPVVYELMSELAWRKEPVNLGKWVSLYATRRYGNATENLAKAWKHLFQSVYNCTVPHYKNHNRSPLVHRPSLHMPTEVWYDPRDLYEAWKLLYNAAQPLVSVETFRHDLVDVTRQALQLLTAEYYREIRDAFQSQNLSELLMAGGVLVYDLLPELDRLLSSESHFLLGSWLERAHSLALTEQEAQQYDLNARNQITLWGPEGNILDYASKEWGGLVEDYYSQRWSLFVNTLVECLDRGRPFRQEDFNKAVFQVEKGFVFNQRKYPSKPQGDTYDIANRIFLKYYPQALKRLN from the exons ATGACTTATACTTTACAGCATTACAGTCTCTCGCTTACCCTGCTCCTGCTAATCGCGGTTACGCTTTCTGTCGATGCCGAGTTCCAGTCTTTGGATAATTTGAAACCGCAAACAAGCGACAAAATCCAGACAAGAGCAGTAGCCGACCTTCTCAAGCGACTTCTTGGAAACAGAGCGAGGGAGTTCAAGGTGTTAGTCAACAGAACTTTGGCTAATGGAAACCTTGATGTATGTGAACTCCGGTCAACTAGAAACAACAGAATCGCAGCGACAGGAAGCACGGGGGTAGCACTGGCTACTGGAATATACAACTATCTGAAGTATTTCTGCAACTGTCATGTGTCTTGGTCAGGTAGTCAGCTGAATATTCCGCGCCCACTGCCCCCCGTTACTGGGGTTCTGAAAATCAGCACCCAACACCG GTTCAGGTATTACCAGAATGTGTGCACTCAGAGCTACTCCACAGTGTGGTGGGATTGGTCACGCTGGGAACAGGAGATTGACTGGATGGCACTCAATGGAATCAACCTGCCCTTGGCATTTAATGGACAGGAGGCCCTGTGGCAAGAG GTGTACCTCTCCCTTGGCTTGAATCAGACGGACATCGACCAGTTCTTCACAGGCCCCGCCTTCCTGGCCTGGAACCGAATGGGCAACCTTTTCCAGTGGGGTGGCCCACTGCCCCAGTCCTGGCACACCAAGCAGCTGTACCTTCAG TTCAAAATATTGGATCGAATGAGAGCATTGGGAATGATGCCGGTCTTACCTGCCTTTTCGGGGAATGTGCCTCAAGCCATCACCAG GCTGTTTCCGAAAGCAAATGTGACCAAGCTGAATCCCTGGAGCCACTTTAACTGTAGCTACTCCTGTGCTTATGTCCTGGATCCTCGTGACCCCCTCTTCCAGCACATTGGTGCTCTATTCCTGTCCCAGCTAGTTAAGCAGTTTGGGACAGACCACATCTACAATACTGACACCTTTAATGAGATGACACCCGCTTCTCCAGATCCGGCCTATCTGTCTGCGGTCAGTCGCTCTGTGTTTGCCGCAATGACCTCAG TTGACCCCCAGGCAATTTGGCTGATGCAGGGCTGGCTGTTTGTTCATGATGTGGACTTCTGGAAGCCAGCCCAGATCCAGGCCCTCCTGCATGGTGTGCCCATTGGCAGAATGATAGTGCTGGACTTGTTTGCTGAGTCCACACCAGCCTTCTCCTCGACCCAGTCCTTCTATGGCCAGCCCTTCATATGGTGCATGCTGCATAACTTTGGAGGCAACAGTGGACTCTTTGGCACAGTGGAGAGCATCAACTTGGGACCCTTTGAGGCCCTTCGCTACCCCAACTCCACCCTGGTGGGGCTGGGCATGGCACCAGAGGGCATAGAGCAAAACCCTGTGGTGTACGAGCTGATGAGCGAGCTCGCCTGGCGTAAGGAGCCTGTTAACCTGGGGAAGTGGGTCTCCCTGTATGCCACCAGACGCTATGGTAACGCCACTGAGAACCTGGCTAAAGCCTGGAAGCATCTATTTCAAAGCGTGTACAATTGTACCGTGCCACACTATAAGAACCATAACCGCAGTCCCCTGGTGCACAGGCCATCCTTGCATATGCCCACTGAGGTGTGGTATGACCCCAGGGACCTGTATGAAGCCTGGAAGCTCTTGTACAATGCCGCCCAGCCCCTTGTGTCTGTGGAGACCTTCAGGCATGACCTGGTCGATGTCACACGGCAAGCCTTGCAGCTTCTGACCGCCGAGTACTATAGAGAAATCAGGGACGCCTTCCAGAGCCAGAACTTGTCAGAGCTGCTGATGGCCGGAGGGGTACTGGTGTATGACCTCCTGCCAGAGCTGGACCGTCTTCTGTCCAGCGAGAGCCACTTCCTCCTGGGGTCATGGCTGGAGCGAGCGCACTCGCTGGCTCTGACTGAGCAGGAGGCGCAGCAGTATGACCTCAATGCCAGGAACCAGATCACACTGTGGGGCCCAGAGGGGAACATTCTGGATTATGCCAGCAAGGAGTGGGGTGGACTGGTGGAGGACTACTACTCTCAGCGTTGGAGCCTGTTTGTCAACACCTTGGTGGAGTGTCTGGATAGGGGGAGGCCTTTTAGGCAGGAGGACTTCAACAAAGCTGTCTTCCAGGTGGAGAAGGGTTTTGTTTTCAACCAGAGGAAATACCCATCCAAACCACAGGGAGACACCTATGATATTGCCAACAGAATATTCTTGAAATATTACCCACAGGCCTTAAAAAGACTGAACTGA